In Oncorhynchus keta strain PuntledgeMale-10-30-2019 unplaced genomic scaffold, Oket_V2 Un_contig_26362_pilon_pilon, whole genome shotgun sequence, one genomic interval encodes:
- the LOC127922596 gene encoding centrosomal protein of 89 kDa-like, whose product MQKEMVRSLTEQNQALGADRRVLEQRCTEQSLQLQRSHQRVQSLERELSKAPVPTAGEQAELLSLRQQAQEVVDENDSLKMTVHRLSVELSRYQTRFRPLSKEESSRTHGLPLKGSAPPWLVSHSDILMDSSSRNSGIVLCYVYQ is encoded by the exons ATGCAGAAGGAGATGGTTCGGTCTTTAACAGAGCAGAACCAGGCCCTGGGGGCAGACAGGAGGGTGCTGGAGCAGAGGTGTACAGAACAGAGCCTGCAGCTGCAGAGGAGCCACCAGAGGGTCCAGAGTCTGGAGCGGGAACTCAGCAAGGCCCCTGTCCCTACAGCAG GTGAACAGGCAGAGCTGCTGAGTCTGAGGCAGCAAGCCCAGGAGGTGGTCGACGAGAACGACAGCCTGAAGATGACCGTCCATCGCCTCAGCGTGGAGCTCAGCCGCTACCAGACACGCTTCAGACCCCTGAGCAAAGAAGAG AGCTCCAGGACCCATGGCCTGCCACTTAAAGGATCTGCTCCTCCTTGGCTGGTCAGTCACTCAGACATTCTCATGGATTCCTCCTCTAGAAACAGTGGCATTGTCCTCTGCTATGTATACCAGTGA